One stretch of Pomacea canaliculata isolate SZHN2017 linkage group LG11, ASM307304v1, whole genome shotgun sequence DNA includes these proteins:
- the LOC112575220 gene encoding procollagen galactosyltransferase 1-like: protein MAHVTCLKVLFFPVIISLIQFSKAENAVETDAFLRPTVVVAFLVRNKAHTLPWFLGHLEMLAYPKDRISLWIRSDHNIDNSTAILKEWIAAVKPLYHSVDIQIDEKQMGYTDESSPFDWTEKRFSNVITLRQKAIEYSKQKWADYLFMIDADVIIENRHTLQLLQQQQKLAVGPMLNASVEGYYSNFWGAMNEKGYYERSSDYIAIVDRRKMGCFSVPMVHSAVLFDMRRAQSKHLSYSSVPDGYEGPKDDIIILAHNIKVSGETMHVLNNEYFGKVMIPLDTKYSLQDDWDQFDHVRLEANVFGPPLPASPHISFIPMKPKEKLGFDQIYMINLERRSERRERMMNAFDILGIDAVLKPAVDGKKITPAFIKQLGIQQLPGYADPYSGRSMTMGEIGCFLSHYYIWEEVVQKNYSRVLLFEDDIRFEPYFLNKLKFLMYDLDRLLPTWDLVYLGRKRLRKGEENLVEGSERLAWPHYSYWTLSYAISNTGAQKLLNQKPLTKLVPVDEYLPIMFDRHPEDSWKQAFWPRNLLAVSADPFLVYPTHYTGESNYISDTEDSAVIENVEDAKMRREDL, encoded by the exons ATGGCACATGTGACgtgtttaaaagtattgttttttCCAGTTATTATTAGTCTTATTCAGTTTTCCAAAGCAGAAAATGCTGTGGAGACGGATGCTTTTCTTAGACCGACCGTAGTGGTTGCTTTTCTTGTTCGTAACAAGGCTCACACGCTGCCTTGGTTTTTAGGTCATCTCGAGATGCTAGCGTATCCAAAGGATAGAATCTCTTTGTG GATACGTAGTGACCATAACATTGACAACAGTACAGCTATTTTGAAAGAATGGATTGCAGCTGTAAAACCATTATACCATTCAGTTGATATACAAATTGATGAGAAGCAAATGG GTTATACAGATGAGAGTTCTCCTTTTGACTGGACAGAAAAAcgtttttcaaatgtaattacCCTTCGTCAGAAAGCCATTGAATACTCCAAACAAAAATGGGCAGACTATCTCTTT ATGATTGATGCTGATGTCATCATAGAAAACCGTCACACTTTGCAACTGCTACAGCAGCAACAGAA gCTGGCAGTGGGACCAATGCTGAATGCTAGTGTGGAGGGCTACTATTCCAATTTTTGGGGGGCAATGAATGAGAAG ggGTACTATGAACGGTCATCAGATTATATCGCAATAGTGGACAGAAGAAAGATGGGCTGTTTTTCAGTGCCTATGGTACATTCTGCAGTATTATTTGATATGAGGCGAGCACAGTCCAAGCACTTGTCTTACAGCTCTGTTCCAGATGGTTATGAGGGACCAAAAGATGACATCATTATCTTAGCCCATAACATCAAAGTTTCAG GGGAAACGATGCATGTTTTGAATAATGAGTACTTCGGCAAGGTGATGATTCCCCTTGATACGAAATATTCCCTACAAGATGATTGGGATCAGTTTGACCACGTACGCCTGGAAGCAAATG tgtttgggCCACCATTGCCTGCATCTCCTCATATATCTTTCATTCCTATGAAACCAAAGGAGAAACTGGGTTTTGATCAG ATCTACATGATCAATCTCGAGCGAaggagtgagagaagagagCGTATGATGAATGCCTTTGATATCTTGGGAATAGATGCTGTTCTAAAACCTGCTGTGGATGGAAA GAAGATCACTCCTGCATTCATTAAACAACTGGGTATCCAGCAGCTGCCAGGATATGCTGATCCCTACAGTGGGAG GTCTATGACTATGGGCGAAATTGGCTGTTTTCTCAGTCATTACTATATCTGGGAGGAA GTGGTTCAGAAAAACTACAGTCGTGTCCTGCTGTTCGAGGATGACATCCGCTTTGAGCCCTATTTTCTAAATAAGTTAAAGTTCTTGATGTATGACCTTGACAGGCTGCTACCTACATGGGACCTTGT GTATCTTGGTCGTAAACGCTTGAGAAAAGGTGAAGAAAATTTAGTGGAAGGCTCAGAACGACTTGCATGGCCACATTATTCTTACTGGACCCTGAGTTATGCCATAAGTAATACTGGTGCACAGAAGCTTCTTAATCAGAAGCCATTGACAAAGCTGGTGCCAGTTGATGAGTATCTGCCTATCATGTTTGACAGACACCCAGA GGATTCGTGGAAGCAAGCATTTTGGCCAAGAAATTTACTGGCTGTATCAGCTGATCCATTTTTAGTCTATCCAACTCATTATACGGGAGAATCCAATTATATTTCTGACACAGAAGATTCAGCAGTCattgaaaatgttgaagatgcAAAAATGAGACGAGAAGATTTATGa